In Harmonia axyridis chromosome X, icHarAxyr1.1, whole genome shotgun sequence, a single window of DNA contains:
- the LOC123686724 gene encoding isoleucine--tRNA ligase, cytoplasmic, with product MSKQHIPRVPETIDFPKAEEKVLTLWKTIDAFNTTLKQSKGKPRYSFFDGPPFATGLPHYGHILAGTIKDVVTRYAHQQGFHVARRFGWDCHGLPVEYEIDKMLNIKGPDDVMKMGIDKYNAECRKIVSRYSSEWETIMTRLGRWIDFKNDYKSMYPWYMESIWWIFKQLYEKGLVYQGNKVMPYSTTCNTPLSNFESGQNYKDVVDPTVTVCLPIINDKDKAALLIWTTTPWTLPSNLAACVNPNLIYARVEQKSTNKYFILLEERIGVHFNDDDFIVKETFPGLNLKGLKYEPIFPYFEEMSKTHGAFRVLCDEYVTSESGTGVVHQAAYFGEDDYRVCLANGVISKDMDPVCPLDASGRFVKPVTDFEGQYIKDADKNIIAKLKENGKLFNQSQIKHSYPFCWRSDTPLIYRAVPSWFIRVEHMQDKLLECASKTYWVPEFVRDKRFGNWLREARDWAVSRNRYWGTPIPIWMSPDGSEIMCIGSVAELEELTGKKITDLHREFVDDLEIPSPIPGNPPLKRVPEVFDCWFESGSMPYAQQHYPFENLKEFEEMFPADFIAEGIDQTRGWFYTLIVISTAIFDQAPFKNLIANGMVLASDGQKMSKRKKNYPDPMEVVHKFGADALRLYLISSPVVRAENLRFKEEGVRDIVKDVFLPWYNAFRFLFQNLEMYAKENVFTYEESQLSSSNIMDRWILSFTQSLLQYVRKEMELYHLFNVIPRLTKYVDYLTNWYVRMNRKRLKGDSGKDDCKTALTTLFNVIFNIVNMMAPFAPFLSETMYQELKVVANISSDSIHYLMLPSPNSKLIDLDIERAVSRMQSVIELGRVVRDRKTLPIRYPLPEVIIIHQDPQYLSDILSLQEYILSELNIKKISTTTDKSKYGITLRAEPDYKTLGLRLKGDFKAVTAAIKALSNDDINDITKKGYGEFLGHKIDIAELKLIFKIENLSLASYEVNSDNDVLILLDCTPDNSMQDEGTAREIINKIQRLRKKAHLVPTDEIAVFYKSENEIDRVAKEFSSFIEGTIKASLKNCSERTSQDQLIIEETLQLKNCNLYLALTKRNLINNQSNAKWVNLALCDFKPRLYNSNRGMILLEAAGKQLTIKELNTEIVSLFGVTNYSLWSKHGEVTSDKKLHDAAESTIFITKKNKEPLLEENGMPFCKMHNFSKGDKNGTLILENPVGNTIIKESDIASFIDQWTY from the exons ATGTCGAAACAACATATACCTCGAGTACCAGAAACTATAGACTTCCCCAAAGCAGAAGAGAAAGTTCTAACCTTATGGAAAACAATTGATGCTTTCAATACTACTTTGAAACAGTCTAAAGGAAAACCTAG ATATAGTTTTTTCGACGGTCCTCCATTTGCTACTGGCCTTCCCCATTATGGACATATTCTTGCTGGTACAATTAAGGATGTAGTTACAAGATATGCTCATCAGCAAGGTTTTCATGTAGCTAGGCGTTTTGGATGGGATTGTCATGGTTTACCAGTAGAATATGAAATTGACAAAATGCTAAACATAAAGGGGCCAGATGATGTAATGAAAATGGGTATTGATAAGTACAATGCTGAATGTAGGAAAATTGTTAGTAGGTATTCTTCAGAATGGGAAACTATAATGACACGGTTAGGACGGTGGATAG ATTTTAAAAATGATTATAAGTCTATGTATCCATGGTATATGGAAAGCATTTGGTGGATTTTCAAACAATTGTATGAGAAGGGTTTAGTTTACCAAGGCAACAAAGTAATGCCATATTCTACTACGTGTAATACTCccctttcaaattttgaatctgGTCAAAATTACAAAGATGTAGTTGATCCTACTGTTACTGTGTGTTTGCCAATTATAAATGACAAGGATAAAGCTGCTCTCCTGATTTGGACTACTACTCCGTGGACTCTTCCTAGCAACTTAGCTGCTTGTGTCAATCCAA ACCTCATATATGCTCGGGTTGAACAGAAGAGTACCAATAAATACTTTATTCTTCTGGAAGAACGCATTGGTGTTCATTTTAACGATGATGACTTTATTGTCAAAGAAACCTTTCCTGGATTAAATTTGAAAGGTTTAAAATATGAGCCCATCTTCCCCTACTTTGAGGAAATGAGTAAAACCCATGGAGCTTTCAGAGTATTATGTGACGAATATGTAACTTCCGAGTCAGGTACTGGGGTTGTTCATCAAGCTGCTTACTTTGGAGAAGATGATTATAGAGTTTGTTTAGCAAATGGAGTTATTTCCAAAGATATGGATCCTGTTTGCCCTCTGGATGCTAGTGGAAGGTTTGTGAAACCAGTCACGGATTTTGAAGGACAATATATCAAGGATGCTGACAAAAATATCATCGCGAAGCTCAAAGAGAATGGGAAGCTTTTCAATCAGTCCCAG ATAAAGCATAGTTATCCATTCTGCTGGCGTTCAGATACTCCATTAATCTATAGAGCAGTTCCGTCATGGTTCATCAGAGTTGAGCACATGCAAGATAAACTCTTAGAATGTGCTTCTAAGACCTATTGGGTTCCTGAGTTTGTACGCGATAAAAGATTCGGTAATTGGCTGAGAGAAGCGAGAGATTGGGCAGTGAGTAGAAATAGGTATTGGGGTACACCAATACCCATATGGATGTCTCCTGATGGTAGTGAAATTATGTGTATTGGTAGCGTTGCCGAGCTGGAGGAATTGACAGGAAAGAAAATAACCGACTTGCATAGAGAATTTGTTGATGATTTGGAAATTCCTTCTCCCATTCCCGGTAATCCACCTTTGAAACGTGTTCCTGAAGTTTTTGATTGTTGGTTTGAATCAGGTTCTATGCCATATGCGCAGCAACATTAtccatttgaaaatttgaaggaaTTTGAGGAAATGTTCCCTGCCGATTTCATTGCAGAAGGTATTGATCAAACTAGAGGCTGGTTTTACACATTGATTGTAATATCTACAGCCATTTTCGACCAAGCCCCATTCAAGAATCTCATTGCTAATGGAATGGTTCTTGCAAGTGATGGCCAAAAAATGTCTAAACGCAAGAAGAATTATCCAGATCCAATGGAAGTTGTGCACAAATTTGGTGCAGATGCTTTGAGATTATATCTGATAAGTTCTCCTGTTGTCAGGGCTGAAAATCTACGTTTCAAAGAGGAAGGCGTTCGTGACATTGTGAAGGATGTGTTTCTACCTTGGTACAATGCTTtcagatttttatttcaaaacttgGAAATGTATGCTAAAGAAAATGTTTTTACTTATGAAGAATCACAATTATCTAGTTCTAACATTATGGATCGTTGGATATTATCATTTACTCAATCACTTCTGCAGTATGTCCGTAAAGAAATGGAACTGTATCATCTGTTCAATGTCATACCTAGATTGACTAAATATGTTGATTACTTGACCAACTGGTATGTAAGAATGAATCGTAAACGTTTGAAGGGTGACTCTGGAAAGGACGATTGTAAAACTGCTCTGACTACCCTGTTCAATGTGATCTTCAATATTGTTAATATGATGGCACCATTTGCACCTTTCCTTTCGGAAACAATGTACCAGGAACTCAAAGTTGTAGCTAATATTTCTTCTGATAGTATTCATTACCTTATGTTACCTAGCCCAAACTCTAAACTAATTGATCTTGACATAGAAAGGGCTGTTTCAAGAATGCAAAGTGTTATAGAACTTGGAAGGGTAGTGAGAGATAGGAAAACCCTCCCAATAAGATACCCTCTTCCTGAAGTTATAATTATTCATCAGGATCCTCAGTATTTATCAGACATTCTTTCTCTACAAGAGTACATTTTATCAGAActaaatataaagaaaatttcaaccaCTACGGATAAATCTAAGTATGGCATCACACTGAGAGCAGAACCTGACTATAAAACATTAGGCCTTCGTCTTAAAGGTGATTTCAAAGCAGTAACTGCTGCTATCAAAGCTTTGTCAAATGATGATATAAATGATATTACCAAAAAAGGATATGGGGAGTTTCTAGGCCATAAAATTGATATCGCAGAGTTGAAActgatattcaaaattgaaaacttgAGTTTGGCAAGCTATGAGGTGAATAGTGATAATGATGTTTTAATCCTATTGGATTGCACTCCAGATAATTCGATGCAAGATGAAGGAACAGCTAGAGAAAtcattaataaaatacaaagaCTACGAAAGAAGGCCCATCTAGTACCAACTGATGAAATAGCAGTCTTTTACAAAAGTGAAAACGAAATAGATCGTGTTGCTAAGGAATTTTCTAGTTTTATCGAAGGAACCATAAAAGCTTCTCTTAAAAATTGTTCGGAAAGAACATCTCAAGATCAATTGATTATTGAGGAGACTTTGCAattaaaaaattgcaatttatatcTTGCTCTAACAAAGAGAAACCTTATAAATAACCAATCGAATGCTAAATGGGTCAACTTAGCTTTATGCGACTTTAAACCTAGATTATATAACAGTAATAGGGGTATGATTCTTCTAGAAGCTGCTGGTAAACAGCTCAcaataaaagaattgaatacaGAAATCGTTTCTCTATTTGGCGTTACGAATTATAGTTTATGGAGTAAGCATGGTGAAGTAACAAGCgacaaaaaattacatgatgCCGCAGAAAGTACCATTTTCATTACAAAGAAGAATAAAGAGCCCTTGTTAGAAGAAAACGGAATGCCATTTTGCAAAATGCACAATTTCTCAAAAGGTGACAAAAATGGCACTTTGATATTAGAAAATCCTGTCGGTAATACTATCATCAAAGAATCCGATATCGCTTCTTTTATCGATCAGTGGACGTATTGA
- the LOC123685681 gene encoding protein BCL9 homolog, with amino-acid sequence MIKEKHEKGSDSVKEEPGSSEKDSPNADVRVKKEEDATGSTCPIKKEPNRPVTKNGGLIGSTNTGSLQTPSERKPDTEETPSVSENSIKTEEQLQQDIPSEPFLGLPAPQPPDGVQPLISNVINKQPSTMEPYMQQQSQIFVFSTMLANSGAEEVLQGRYPSIIAYHCAQPGTKKYLEKNPLKVTQFRPNPTQWLNNIAMMKNKGCTRSPLGPKNQPSIDSFLSPEGLDEMVALTEDLTWDQKNNHLDSLEGVSNGLPDVGPDMDACSPSLSNVPSLQGVKVPDENLTPQQRQHREEQLAAIRRMQQMLFPERQSMEEQNMANVSNAESGNASLDCPRQMNQPLANMPSGPGQQPVSAQMEWQKLQTQFFEDRKIKPPDNRMCSNQVVPVGPVSSGPSSCSGPQGGGALRGTQGSGQRLQGPPPPYHQTQRSASVPIALQSPSPASPNNPTSNLSLPSPRASSALNSPADPNRPFGLNRHMSTGQSPTSQDSPSAPRLNHSNPGTPVSSHLSPSISSSTAEPCSTHQSSVDGMFGRTLQSMAQQKQQMSTSTTTCSTSVSSNVKEPNLMPVPSPQQIQYLNTFEGQELIIQKQPNTSLKEGNIISPSVLPPTSMDNAFSGNTSDMPHSRVSGPNTPTSMDVGPRFPPTPSEGCRFQIPSPHTPTAANTGGDKSQRLTAPGPTSAPGMSPQTVPGPTSDPLKNDLFPTPSPHMMDVTRFPGPNTSPGNKMGGGFVNVSPPGKPSPMDLPNYSCGRGDNIPLNPNCTSSMSGNPKVSHFDPISSLAQMSQQLTNSVASSLNGQGNQGPGMMNFGSPSMHMMDMASCHGMPDMDQGGGMMGMPMQGPPHSFHPNSPMGPIRSLSPKLSGAFPNHMPMPRMMGRPPGPNPYNGANVQVKPNAPNTIQYLPAKPQGNNPGPRGPPSLDFLQRFANPMSGMENKMPGQNMHHYFPGCGPNSGPMPPHMGHMEGPMPPELGGSMMGGPMGNGNPMMGGNMGMPGGMIPMMRGPPMRPSAMMRIPQMGFNGPPGPGHDGMFNPGPGNMGNPNPQMFVGGPKGSPMGLGAPDASQPLPPSMGQNNSFKSSPFVGPTTADPNYAQQFHNFQQQLYATGTRTQMGGQTMGPGPPHPQQPPYFNPK; translated from the exons ATGATCAAAGAAAAGCACGAGAAGGGCTCCGACAGCGTCAAAGAAGAGCCTGGTAGTTCGGAAAAAGACAGTCCTAATGCAGATGTACGCGTTAAAAAGGAGGAAGATGCCACAGGAAGTACATGCCCTATTAAAAAAGAACCTAATCGTCCTGTTACAAAGAATGGGGGCCTCATTGGTTCAACCAATACTGGATCCTTGCAGACACCATCTGAGAGAAAACCCGATACAGAAGAAACGCCTTCTGtttcagaaaattctataaaaacTGAAGAACAGTTACAACAGGATATACCTTCTGAACCTTTTTTGGGATTGCCTGCACCACAACCCCCTGACGGGGTGCAACCTTTAATCAGTAATGTCATCAATAAACAACCTAGTACTATGGAGCCCTATATGCAACAGCAAAGTCAAATATTTGTCTTTTCAACTATGTTGGCGAATTCTGGGGCCGAAGAAGTCTTACAGGGAAGATATCCTTCTATAATAGCTTATCATTGTGCCCAACCAGGTACAAAAAAATACTTAGAAAAGAATCCATTGAAAGTAACGCAATTCAGGCCCAATCCTACACAATGGTTAAATAATATAGCAATGATGAAAAATAAAGGTTGTACACGTAGTCCCCTAGGTCCCAAAAATCAACCGTCTATTGATTCTTTTTTGAGCCCAGAAGGATTAGATGAAATGGTTGCTTTGACTGAGGATTTGACATGGGAtcagaaaaataatcatttagaTAGTTTAGAAGGTGTCAGTAATGGTTTACCAGATGTAGGACCAGATATGGATGCCTGTAGCCCTTCTTTATCAAATGTACCCTctctacagggtgttaaagtgcCTGATGAAAATCTTACCCCTCAACAACGTCAACATAGAGAAGAACAACTAGCTGCCATCAGAAGAATGCAACAGATGCTTTTCCCTGAGAGGCAGTCCATGGAAGAGCAGAATATGGCTAATGTTTCTAATGCAGAAAGTGGTAATGCATCATTAGATTGCCCTAGACAAATGAATCAACCCCTAGCGAATATGCCAAGCGGTCCTGGACAACAACCAGTTTCCGCCCAAATGGAGTGGCAGAAGTTACAAACTCAGTTTTTCGAAGATAGAAAAATTAAACCTCCGGACAATAGAATGTGTAGTAATCAAGTAGTGCCAGTGGGGCCTGTTAGTTCAGGCCCATCGTCGTGTTCTGGACCTCAGGGTGGAGGTGCCCTTAGAGGGACACAAGGTTCTGGACAAAGACTTCAAGGACCCCCTCCTCCATATCATCAAACTCAAAGATCTGCAAGTGTACCTATAGCACTTCAAAGTCCTTCACCCGCATCTCCTAACAACCCGACATCGAATTTATCACTCCCTTCCCCTAGGGCTTCCTCCGCTCTCAACTCACCAGCTGACCCGAATAGACCATTTGGACTCAATAGACATATGAGTACAGGACAAAGTCCGACGTCACAAGACTCCCCCTCAGCCCCTAGACTGAATCATAGTAATCCTGGTACACCAGTTTCATCGCATCTTTCGCCTAGTATAAGCAGTAGCACAGCAGAACCTTGTTCAACCCATCAGTCTTCAG TGGATGGAATGTTTGGCAGGACCTTACAATCCATGGCACAACAGAAACAGCAGATGAGCACTTCCACTACCACTTGTTCAACTTCAGTATCATCAAACGTGAAAGAGCCCAATCTTATGCCAGTACCTTCACCCCAACAGATACAGTATCTAAATACTTTTGAGGGACAAGAATTGATCATCCAAAAACAGCCTAATACTAGTTTAAAAGAGGGCAACATCATATCACCTTC GGTATTACCACCAACGTCAATGGACAATGCATTTTCGGGGAATACATCCGATATGCCTCATTCAAGAGTTTCAGGTCCAAATACACCTACATCAATGGATGTTGGTCCACGGTTTCCACCAACACCCTCGGAAGGTTGCAGATTTCAGATTCCAAGCCCTCATACTCCTACAGCAGCGAATACAGGTG GTGACAAATCACAGAGGTTAACTGCTCCCGGGCCGACATCAGCACCAGGAATGAGTCCACAAACTGTCCCTGGCCCCACATCAGACCCACTGAAGAACGACTTGTTCCCCACTCCCAGTCCGCATATGATGGATGTGACCCGCTTTCCAGGCCCAAACACATCTCCAGGCAACAAGATGGGAGGTGGTTTTGTGAATGTATCACCGCCAGGTAAACCGAGCCCCATGGATCTTCCTAACTACAGTTGCGGAAGAGGTGATAACATCCCTTTGAATCCGAACTGCACAAGTAGTATGTCCGGTAATCCTAAAGTTTCACATTTCGATCCGATATCATCATTGGCACAGATGAGTCAACAGTTGACGAACAGTGTAGCTAGTTCGTTGAATGGCCAGGGTAACCAGGGCCCTGGTATGATGAATTTTGGATCACCTTCCATGCATATGATGGACATGGCATCTTGTCACGGTATGCCTGACATGGATCAAGGTGGTGGCATGATGGGAATGCCTATGCAAGGTCCCCCTCATAGTTTCCACCCAAACTCTCCAATGGGACCTATTCGCTCTCTATCCCCTAAGTTGTCAGGTGCCTTTCCCAATCACATGCCTATGCCTAGGATGATGGGACGTCCTCCAGGGCCAAATCCTTATAACGGAGCCAATGTCCAGGTGAAACCCAACGCGCCTAATACTATCCAGTATCTACCTGCTAAACCACAAGGAAACAACCCAGGTCCAAGAGGTCCGCCCAGTTTAGATTTTCTGCAGAGGTTCGCAAATCCCATGTCTGGTATGGAGAACAAAATGCCTGGACAAAATATGCATCATTACTTTCCGGGATGTGGACCGAACAGCGGTCCTATGCCTCCCCACATGGGCCATATGGAGGGACCTATGCCACCAGAACTTGGAGGTTCAATGATGGGAGGCCCTATGGGTAATGGTAACCCAATGATGGGAGGTAATATGGGCATGCCTGGAGGTATGATACCAATGATGCGAGGACCTCCTATGAGGCCTTCAGCTATGATGAGGATACCTCAGATGGGTTTTAATGGTCCACCTGGTCCTGGCCATGATGGAATGTTCAATCCAGGTCCTGGGAATATGGGAAATCCTAATCCTCAAATGTTTGTTGGTGGACCTAAGGGAAGTCCGATGGGACTGGGTGCTCCAGATGCCAGTCAACCTCTACCTCCATCGATGGGACAGAACAATAGCTTTAAGAGTTCACCGTTTGTTGGCCCTACTACTGCCGATCCAAACTATGCTCAGCAATTCCACAATTTCCAACAACAATTATATGCCACAGGAACACGCACACAAATGGGAGGTCAGACAATGGGTCCCGGTCCACCACACCCTCAGCAGCCTCCTTATTTCAATCCGAAATAG